One Rissa tridactyla isolate bRisTri1 chromosome 4, bRisTri1.patW.cur.20221130, whole genome shotgun sequence DNA window includes the following coding sequences:
- the ACD gene encoding adrenocortical dysplasia protein homolog isoform X1 translates to MAAVASASPGGANVGEQRGRQEQTAGAAGQRQALGPRFAYEPENMSSPKLYILQPWIANLLVNYEQLDASENLLAGQVLRVLSDSSAPAQPEVPQDAVLQVSDGSYYIRVVITPEALQAEENAHTQLRLSSLICRIIVLQKYTVCFREEARLEDCEFYLTVQRFIVLPMERQRLESSDGNQEPSVLQKIKELWLRSLALKNAPSSEPSISQLIDAMGQDQLEVLKTNAEECLDLQMSKETPAAVRDEVPVTQWEAERKKEQGEDVFMVPANILVIPPEEEAVACDASKADTCEAIPRKSGDETTVPGDPGVISQASSAESTALSESSEGSLDNPWNRLPPISLTLNSSDEKTSQQDVPPKTQQDVAADSNTPDLLEQCSQDSAEGLPQGEPVQTSSPSLLCSYGNISPVETDATRAPPAAEAACHAPCAAPSPEVSGCSQAPLPSPSPAFSITPSSRLQPLPEGVPHREQADSSGTAFPPDTLKHDPARDRSRRGGAVRAKRKLLAGDGQALPALGGQQHPQNALWGRGRDTGGRLELARTQRAKKSRKETGLQHRKELSEEEEEEEQASPTSGPISRPEQHRALQPYVKTKRVQYRYEAPSPELCERIRSVRISKAMVKGACWILMDREVDS, encoded by the exons ATGGCGGCTGTGGCGAGCGCTTCTCCCGGCGGGGCGAACGTCGGGGAGCAGCGGGGCCGGCAGGAGCAgacggcgggcgcggcggggcagcGGCAGGCGCTAGGACCCAG GTTTGCATATGAGCCCGAGAACATGTCTTCTCCGAAACTCTACATCCTACAGCCTTGGATCGCCAACCTCTTGGTGAATTATGAGCAGCTGGATGCCAGTGAGAATCTCCTGGCCGGGCAGGTCCTGCGG GTTTTGAGTGACTCAAGTGCTCCAGCCCAACCTGAGGTCCCCCAAGATGCCGTCCTACAGGTCTCAGATGGGTCCTACTACATCCGCGTGGTCATTACGCCCGAAGCTCTGCAGGCGGAGGAAAA CGCCCACACGCAGCTCAGGCTTTCCAGCCTTATTTGCAGAATTATCGTCCTGCAGAAGTACACGGTGTGTTTCCGGGAGGAGGCCAGGCTG GAGGACTGCGAGTTTTACCTCACGGTCCAGCGGTTCATTGTGCTGCCCATGGAGAGGCAGAGGTTGGAGTCATCCGACGG GAACCAGGagccctctgtgctgcagaaGATCAAGGAGCTCTGGCT GAGGAGTCTGGCGCTGAAGAACGCTCCCAGCTCAG AGCCATCCATCTCTCAGCTGATTGATGCCATGGGCCAGGACCAGCTGGAGGTTTTGAAGACAAATGCTGAGGAATGCTTGGATTTACAGATGTCCAAGGAGACCCCAGCAGCGGTGAGGGACGAGGTTCCCGTCACCCAGTGGGAGGCAGAGCGCAAGAAGGAG CAGGGTGAGGACGTCTTCATGGTCCCAGCCAACATCCTGGTGATCCCTCCTGAGGAGGAGGCGGTGGCTTGCGATGCTTCCAAGGCGG ACACGTGCGAAGCAATTCCCAGGAAGAGCGGCGACGAGACGACGGTGCCGGGTGACCCAGGTGTCATATCCCAAGCCAGCT CTGCCGAGTCAACAGCCTTGTCGGAGAGCTCGGAGGGATCCCTGGACAacccctggaacaggcttcccccGATATCTTTGACCCTGAACTCTTCAGATG AGAAGACCTCTCAACAAGACGTTCCGCCAAAGACCCAGCAAGATGTGGCTGCTGACAGCAACACCCCGGACTTGCTGGAACAGTGTAGCCAGGACTCTGCCGAGGGCTTGCCGCAGGGAGAGCCGGTGCagacctcctctccctccctgctctgctcctaCGGCAACATCAGTCCGGTGGAGACCGACGCCACCCGGGCACCACCAGCTGCAGAGGCAGCCTGCCACGCTCCCTGTGCTGCTCCAAGCCCGGAGGTATCGGGGTGCTCTCAGGCCCCCCTGCCAtctccttctcctgctttttccATCACACCCAGCAGCCGCTTGCAGCCCCTGCCCGAAGGGGTGCCGCACAGGGAGCAGGCGGACTCcagcggcacggctttccctccagatACATTGAAGCATGATCCGGCTCGTGACAGGAGCCGGAGAGGAGGCGCTGTGCGTGCCAAGAGGAAGCTGCTGGCAGGAGATGGCCAGGCGCTGCCGGCCCTCggtgggcagcagcatccccaaaatgccctgtggggcagggggagagacaCGGGCGGGAGGCTGGAGCTCGCGAGAACGCAGCGCGCGaagaagagcagaaaggagaCGGGGCTGCAGCATAGAAAGGAGctctcggaggaggaggaggaggaagagcaagcATCCCCGACGAGCGGCCCCATCTCCAGGCCggagcagcacagagctctgcagccG TACGTGAAGACGAAGCGGGTCCAGTACAGATACGAGGCGCCGAGCCCCGAGCTCTGCGAGCGGATAAGATCCGTCAG GATCTCCAAGGCGATGGTGAAGGGGGCGTGCTGGATACTCATGGACAGGGAGGTGGACTCCTGA
- the ACD gene encoding adrenocortical dysplasia protein homolog isoform X2: MAAVASASPGGANVGEQRGRQEQTAGAAGQRQALGPRFAYEPENMSSPKLYILQPWIANLLVNYEQLDASENLLAGQVLRVLSDSSAPAQPEVPQDAVLQVSDGSYYIRVVITPEALQAEENAHTQLRLSSLICRIIVLQKYTVCFREEARLEDCEFYLTVQRFIVLPMERQRLESSDGNQEPSVLQKIKELWLRSLALKNAPSSEPSISQLIDAMGQDQLEVLKTNAEECLDLQMSKETPAAVRDEVPVTQWEAERKKEQGEDVFMVPANILVIPPEEEAVACDASKADTCEAIPRKSGDETTVPGDPGVISQASSAESTALSESSEGSLDNPWNRLPPISLTLNSSDEKTSQQDVPPKTQQDVAADSNTPDLLEQCSQDSAEGLPQGEPVQTSSPSLLCSYGNISPVETDATRAPPAAEAACHAPCAAPSPEIH; the protein is encoded by the exons ATGGCGGCTGTGGCGAGCGCTTCTCCCGGCGGGGCGAACGTCGGGGAGCAGCGGGGCCGGCAGGAGCAgacggcgggcgcggcggggcagcGGCAGGCGCTAGGACCCAG GTTTGCATATGAGCCCGAGAACATGTCTTCTCCGAAACTCTACATCCTACAGCCTTGGATCGCCAACCTCTTGGTGAATTATGAGCAGCTGGATGCCAGTGAGAATCTCCTGGCCGGGCAGGTCCTGCGG GTTTTGAGTGACTCAAGTGCTCCAGCCCAACCTGAGGTCCCCCAAGATGCCGTCCTACAGGTCTCAGATGGGTCCTACTACATCCGCGTGGTCATTACGCCCGAAGCTCTGCAGGCGGAGGAAAA CGCCCACACGCAGCTCAGGCTTTCCAGCCTTATTTGCAGAATTATCGTCCTGCAGAAGTACACGGTGTGTTTCCGGGAGGAGGCCAGGCTG GAGGACTGCGAGTTTTACCTCACGGTCCAGCGGTTCATTGTGCTGCCCATGGAGAGGCAGAGGTTGGAGTCATCCGACGG GAACCAGGagccctctgtgctgcagaaGATCAAGGAGCTCTGGCT GAGGAGTCTGGCGCTGAAGAACGCTCCCAGCTCAG AGCCATCCATCTCTCAGCTGATTGATGCCATGGGCCAGGACCAGCTGGAGGTTTTGAAGACAAATGCTGAGGAATGCTTGGATTTACAGATGTCCAAGGAGACCCCAGCAGCGGTGAGGGACGAGGTTCCCGTCACCCAGTGGGAGGCAGAGCGCAAGAAGGAG CAGGGTGAGGACGTCTTCATGGTCCCAGCCAACATCCTGGTGATCCCTCCTGAGGAGGAGGCGGTGGCTTGCGATGCTTCCAAGGCGG ACACGTGCGAAGCAATTCCCAGGAAGAGCGGCGACGAGACGACGGTGCCGGGTGACCCAGGTGTCATATCCCAAGCCAGCT CTGCCGAGTCAACAGCCTTGTCGGAGAGCTCGGAGGGATCCCTGGACAacccctggaacaggcttcccccGATATCTTTGACCCTGAACTCTTCAGATG AGAAGACCTCTCAACAAGACGTTCCGCCAAAGACCCAGCAAGATGTGGCTGCTGACAGCAACACCCCGGACTTGCTGGAACAGTGTAGCCAGGACTCTGCCGAGGGCTTGCCGCAGGGAGAGCCGGTGCagacctcctctccctccctgctctgctcctaCGGCAACATCAGTCCGGTGGAGACCGACGCCACCCGGGCACCACCAGCTGCAGAGGCAGCCTGCCACGCTCCCTGTGCTGCTCCAAGCCCGGAG atACATTGA
- the LOC128909467 gene encoding C-factor-like, whose amino-acid sequence MAGLRIRSVLVTGANRGIGLGLVQHLLELPEPPQWVFAGCRDPKGQRAQALQNLASKHPNLVIVPLEVADPDSIKAAAARVGEQLGGLGLNLLINNAGIAKLSLLDSETLENMTQVYTTNTVGPLLLGQAFLPLLKKAAQGSPGSGLSCSKAAIVNMSSNGGSIASPAGWELMQVVSYRCSKAALNMLTKCQSLGYREHGILCVALHPGWVQTDMGSSAGRTPPLTVEASVQGMLKVLSCLSEKDTGTFLDWEGKVVPW is encoded by the exons ATGGCAGGGCTTCGCATCCGCTCTGTTCTGGTGACAGGGGCCAACCGTGGAATCGGCCTGGGGCTTGTCCAGCATTTGCTGGAGCTGCCAGAGCCACCCCAGTGGGTGTTTGCGGGTTGTCGGGACCCCAAGGGCCAGCGAGCGCAG GCGTTACAGAATTTGGCCTCCAAGCACCCCAACCTGGTCATCGTCCCGCTCG AAGTCGCCGACCCCGACAGCATcaaggcagctgcagccagagtCGGGGAGCAGCTGGGGGGCTTGGGGCTGAACCTCCTCATCAACAATGCTGGAATCGCCAAGTTGAGCTTGCTTGATAGCGAGACGCTGGAGAACATGACGCAGGTTTACACCACCAACACGGTTGGGCCCCTGCTGCTGGGCCAG GCGTTCCTGCCCTTGCTGaaaaaggctgcccaggggagcccGGGCTCAGGGCTGAGCTGCAGCAAGGCAGCCATCGTCAACATGTCAAGCAACGGGGGCTCCATTGCTTCTCCTGCTGGTTGGGAACTGATGCAAGTTGTCTCGTACCGCTGCAGCAAG GCTGCTCTCAACATGCTGACCAAGTGCCAGTCCCTGGGCTACCGCGAGCACGGCATCCTCTGCGTTGCTCTCCACCCTGGCTGGGTGCAAACCGACATGGGGAGCTCAGCCGGACGCACG ccccccctgaCAGTGGAGGCCAGCGTGCAAGGGATGCTGAAGGTGCTCTCCTGCCTCTCCGAGAAGGACACCGGCACCTTCCTAGACTGGGAAGGGAAGGTCGTGCCCTGGTGA